Proteins encoded by one window of Chryseobacterium sp. POL2:
- a CDS encoding replication-associated recombination protein A, translating into MNSNSPLAEILRPKTLDEVVGQEHLTGPQGPIRRMLQNDTINSLIFWGPPGTGKTTLAEIISEQSKRKFYKLSAVTSGVKDVRDVIEDAKKQNLFSGKSPILFIDEIHRFNKSQQDSLLHAVEKGWIVLIGATTENPSFEVVSALLSRSQVYVLKALTFEKLEDLADTSLKKYNELNLSQFVLDDKAAFIQYSGGDARKLINSIELVLNQFKNSKTEHINNDDVLSVLQENMALYDKNGEQHYDIISAFIKSIRGSDPNAAVYWLARMLVGGEDIKFIARRLVILASEDIGLANPNALVVANNCFQAINIIGNPEARIILSETAIYLAVSPKSNTAYVAINDAIALVKKTGNLPVPLHLRNAPTKLMKDMDYGKDYQYAHAHAGNFIEQEFLPEEISGVHLYQPGQNSTEQKIKDQLQKKWGNRYE; encoded by the coding sequence ATGAATAGCAATTCGCCTTTAGCAGAAATTTTGCGCCCGAAAACACTAGATGAAGTTGTAGGACAAGAACATTTGACAGGTCCACAAGGACCAATACGTCGTATGTTGCAAAATGATACTATCAATTCGTTGATATTTTGGGGACCTCCAGGTACAGGAAAAACGACTTTAGCAGAAATAATTTCGGAACAATCCAAACGAAAGTTTTACAAATTAAGTGCCGTAACTTCTGGGGTTAAAGATGTTCGTGATGTTATTGAAGATGCTAAAAAACAAAATTTATTCTCCGGAAAATCGCCGATTCTATTTATTGATGAGATACACCGGTTTAATAAATCTCAACAAGATTCGTTGTTGCATGCTGTTGAAAAAGGCTGGATTGTTTTGATAGGTGCGACAACAGAAAATCCGAGTTTTGAAGTGGTCTCTGCATTGTTATCGAGAAGTCAAGTCTATGTTCTTAAAGCTTTGACGTTTGAAAAGTTGGAAGACCTGGCTGATACAAGTCTCAAGAAATATAACGAACTCAATCTTTCCCAATTCGTTTTGGATGACAAGGCCGCGTTTATTCAATATTCTGGAGGCGATGCACGTAAGTTGATTAATTCAATAGAGTTGGTTCTTAATCAATTTAAAAATTCAAAAACCGAACATATTAATAACGATGATGTGCTTTCTGTTTTACAAGAAAATATGGCACTTTATGATAAAAATGGCGAACAACATTACGATATAATTTCGGCTTTTATCAAATCTATTCGGGGTAGCGATCCCAATGCTGCTGTGTATTGGTTGGCGCGAATGTTAGTTGGTGGTGAAGATATCAAATTTATTGCACGACGTCTAGTGATTCTTGCTTCTGAAGACATTGGATTAGCAAATCCAAATGCCTTGGTTGTAGCAAATAATTGTTTCCAAGCTATTAATATCATCGGTAATCCAGAAGCTAGAATTATCCTTAGTGAAACTGCTATTTATCTGGCTGTATCGCCTAAAAGTAACACTGCTTACGTCGCTATAAACGATGCAATAGCTTTAGTTAAAAAAACAGGAAATCTTCCTGTACCATTACATTTGCGCAATGCACCGACCAAGCTTATGAAAGATATGGATTATGGAAAAGATTACCAATATGCGCATGCACACGCAGGTAATTTTATAGAACAGGAGTTTTTACCAGAAGAGATTTCAGGTGTTCATTTGTACCAACCTGGGCAAAATTCCACTGAGCAAAAAATAAAAGACCAGCTCCAAAAAAAATGGGGAAATCGGTATGAGTAG
- a CDS encoding polyprenyl synthetase family protein translates to MANIVEEIKRPINSEMKLFEEKFYESMKSNVSLLDKVTRFIVTTKGKQMRPMFVFLCAKLVGDVNEKTYRGASMIELIHTATLVHDDVVDESFKRRNFFSINALWKNKIAVLVGDYLLSKSVLLSTDNKDFDLLSVISRTIREMAEGELLQLEKARKLDITEEVYYEIIRQKTATLIAACCEVGVLSNNADEVLAKKMQDFGTYTGMAFQIKDDLFDYTSSNIIGKPVGIDIKEQKMTLPLIYTLKNSTPENYKKYFNTIKRYNNDTKKVRELVEYVKTSGGMDYAIKVMKDYQQKALDILAEFPDSEAKKSLQIMLDYVISRKL, encoded by the coding sequence TTGGCTAATATCGTAGAAGAAATCAAACGTCCTATAAATTCTGAAATGAAACTTTTTGAAGAAAAGTTTTATGAATCGATGAAAAGTAATGTGTCCTTATTGGATAAAGTTACCCGTTTTATCGTGACAACCAAAGGAAAACAGATGCGTCCGATGTTTGTATTTCTATGTGCAAAATTAGTGGGGGATGTTAATGAAAAAACCTATCGTGGCGCTTCTATGATTGAGTTGATCCACACCGCGACTTTGGTACACGACGATGTTGTTGATGAGAGTTTTAAAAGACGAAATTTCTTTTCCATCAACGCGCTTTGGAAAAACAAAATTGCTGTTTTGGTGGGCGATTATTTGTTGTCAAAATCGGTGTTGCTTTCTACGGATAACAAAGATTTCGACTTGCTTTCGGTGATTTCCAGAACGATTCGCGAGATGGCGGAAGGAGAGCTGCTTCAATTGGAAAAAGCTAGAAAACTAGATATTACCGAAGAGGTTTATTACGAAATTATTCGTCAAAAAACAGCCACACTTATAGCAGCATGTTGCGAAGTTGGTGTTTTGTCAAACAATGCTGATGAGGTTTTGGCTAAGAAAATGCAAGATTTTGGCACCTATACAGGAATGGCTTTTCAGATTAAAGATGATTTGTTCGATTATACAAGTAGTAATATTATTGGAAAACCTGTAGGCATCGATATCAAAGAGCAAAAGATGACGCTACCTTTAATTTATACTTTAAAAAATTCGACACCAGAGAATTATAAAAAATATTTTAATACCATAAAGCGCTATAATAACGATACTAAAAAAGTTCGTGAGTTGGTCGAATATGTTAAAACTTCTGGTGGAATGGATTACGCCATAAAAGTGATGAAAGACTATCAACAAAAAGCTTTGGATATACTTGCTGAGTTTCCAGATTCAGAGGCGAAAAAATCTTTACAAATAATGCTAGATTACGTTATTAGTAGAAAACTTTAA
- a CDS encoding sterol desaturase family protein: MDFVFGENALESVYAWSIPLHATVILAEMIYSSVAQAKLYSKKDLFTNVYLGLMNFSLDLIMKAFAMGVMFFFYSFRLIDFDMGTWYYWVLCFLMTDLAYYFHHVVDHKSRAFWAVHITHHNSEYFNLTTGFRSPVFQPLYRYLFFSPLAFLGFNPWSIMVCYAVGQVYGTWVHTQTVKKMGFLEYIMVTPSHHRVHHGCNIKYLDRNMGMVFIIWDKIFGTFEPEDPKVPVKFGIYPKMPDDGPVTTLLYEWRKIANDLRQPNLTIKDRFNYIFNSPGWRHDGKGKTVKDYQREYWAKKNAQTAKKESKTA, encoded by the coding sequence ATGGATTTTGTATTTGGAGAAAACGCTTTAGAAAGTGTGTATGCATGGTCGATTCCGTTACATGCAACCGTTATTTTGGCAGAAATGATATACAGTAGCGTGGCACAAGCTAAACTCTACAGTAAAAAAGATTTGTTTACCAATGTCTATCTTGGATTGATGAACTTTAGCCTTGATTTAATTATGAAAGCTTTCGCCATGGGCGTTATGTTTTTCTTCTATAGTTTCCGATTGATCGATTTCGATATGGGAACTTGGTATTATTGGGTATTGTGCTTTTTGATGACCGATTTAGCTTATTATTTTCATCACGTTGTCGATCACAAATCCAGAGCCTTTTGGGCAGTCCATATTACACACCACAATTCCGAATATTTTAATTTGACAACAGGATTTAGAAGTCCAGTTTTCCAGCCATTATACCGATATTTATTCTTTTCCCCATTGGCATTTTTAGGATTTAATCCTTGGTCAATTATGGTGTGTTATGCTGTAGGACAAGTCTATGGAACTTGGGTGCATACACAAACGGTTAAGAAAATGGGATTTTTAGAATATATTATGGTAACGCCATCTCACCACCGTGTTCATCATGGATGTAATATCAAATATCTTGACAGAAATATGGGAATGGTATTTATTATCTGGGACAAGATTTTTGGAACGTTCGAGCCCGAAGATCCAAAAGTACCCGTAAAGTTTGGGATTTATCCCAAAATGCCAGATGATGGGCCAGTTACGACTTTGTTATATGAATGGCGAAAAATTGCAAATGATCTCCGCCAACCCAATCTTACGATAAAAGATAGATTCAATTATATTTTTAATTCACCAGGTTGGCGACATGACGGAAAAGGAAAAACCGTGAAAGATTACCAACGCGAATATTGGGCAAAGAAAAATGCTCAGACTGCTAAAAAAGAATCCAAAACAGCTTAA
- the rlmN gene encoding 23S rRNA (adenine(2503)-C(2))-methyltransferase RlmN, whose protein sequence is MKDIRTLSLDQLKDYFESIGEKSFRAKQVYDWLWSKNQHSFEDMTNLSKNLRENLTRDFVINPIAVDLLQKSKDGTIKNGVKLHDGLMVESVLIPTETRTTACVSSQVGCSLNCEFCATAKLKRMRNLEVAEIVDQVALIDSQSKMYFDRPLSNIVFMGMGEPMMNYKNVVEAIRKITEPDGLGMSPRRITVSTSGIPKMIKMLADENIKVKLALSLHSAVEKTRNEIMPFSEKFPLTEIMEAMQYWYQKTGSVITFEYCVWKGINDKDEDIKALIRYSRQVPSKVNLIQYNPIGEGKFDHRSIEAEERYVRELEKAGVTVMVRRSRGGDIDAACGQLANKAT, encoded by the coding sequence TTGAAAGATATTCGTACACTTTCTCTGGATCAACTTAAAGACTACTTCGAAAGCATTGGTGAAAAATCATTTCGTGCCAAGCAAGTCTACGATTGGTTATGGAGTAAAAACCAACATTCGTTTGAAGATATGACCAATCTCTCGAAAAACCTGAGAGAAAATCTTACCCGAGATTTTGTAATTAATCCAATTGCTGTTGATTTGCTTCAAAAGTCAAAAGACGGAACTATTAAAAACGGTGTCAAACTTCATGACGGATTGATGGTGGAATCTGTACTGATTCCTACGGAAACACGTACTACGGCTTGCGTATCATCACAAGTTGGATGTTCGCTTAATTGTGAGTTCTGTGCTACAGCGAAGTTAAAACGTATGCGAAATCTAGAAGTGGCGGAGATTGTTGACCAAGTGGCACTTATCGACAGCCAAAGCAAAATGTATTTTGATCGTCCACTTTCCAATATTGTTTTTATGGGAATGGGAGAGCCGATGATGAATTATAAAAATGTTGTAGAAGCCATCCGTAAAATTACAGAACCAGACGGATTGGGCATGTCGCCACGACGTATTACCGTTTCTACATCGGGAATACCGAAGATGATAAAAATGTTGGCGGATGAAAATATAAAAGTGAAATTAGCATTATCTCTACATTCTGCGGTAGAAAAAACAAGAAATGAGATTATGCCATTTTCGGAAAAATTTCCTTTGACCGAGATTATGGAAGCCATGCAATATTGGTATCAAAAAACAGGTTCCGTTATTACATTTGAATATTGCGTTTGGAAAGGCATTAATGATAAAGATGAAGACATTAAAGCTTTGATAAGATATTCCCGCCAAGTGCCCAGCAAAGTTAATTTGATACAATATAACCCCATTGGTGAAGGAAAGTTTGACCATCGTAGTATTGAAGCGGAAGAACGCTATGTCCGCGAATTGGAAAAAGCCGGCGTTACGGTGATGGTAAGACGCAGTCGTGGAGGAGATATAGATGCGGCGTGCGGACAATTAGCAAATAAAGCAACATAA
- a CDS encoding GAF domain-containing protein has translation MTFDQPFDTPFRITFTFETLIEEIKSLAKTDALYADQHKFVLNEIEKNPNLSKPLTDRLLSENDAFYKQLLKELFPPLLSNNEIKAVGIPFANFIYNPTKRFQKILENAGEEFYLQISGFTAEQFYVLSCCVILEAYFNAPFKMETPFVYDIPSKEGYVNHYRVLTNAEFIKINPTETSKILTQEEIEELVDNYDNIDLWKEKFPPSSWEIRGFGIINMYDATSEVAISNLKSQLIQAKDDFRNIKKDVTNIFRSIFRIADLEIGYTAINYKENKFEITPINTVIESKILSTIPKQFFSDKIHEALLQNVKDRRKYFSISDIDKIEHDKSEGFIIVNFKKLGIKSAVFVPLYKEGKLLGIIELISASKSLNSINANKMDGFVIYLEDTINQLYESIENHVAALIQQEYTSIHPSVYWKFHDEAMKHINIMHDQPDRLPYKNIIFDKLIPFYGQSDVKSSSNVRNNAILKDIKSNLDILITLLKNLECCQGLDDIISKVKTKRSELKIGLKANTESEIQTFLQEEIYPVLNRLKFESLSNNEEITTYYKQFERNSNVVYHHRKQFDDSISMVNKELSNLLDKRQDEQQKRFPFYYERFKTDGVEHNFYMGASIAPWLSFDDVYLKNLRIWQLRVITESEIIFRNLSEKLPMKLEITSLILAYSAPISIRFRMDEKRFDVDGSYNARYEMIKKRIDKALIKNSNERLVQTGKLSIVFSQKNEKHEYLKFIKILQNEGHLKDNIEIVDIEDLQGIAGLQAIRVGINYESKQMNYEFYPEI, from the coding sequence ATGACCTTTGATCAACCTTTTGACACACCATTTCGTATAACGTTTACATTTGAAACTTTAATTGAAGAAATAAAATCTTTAGCTAAAACAGATGCTTTATACGCTGATCAGCACAAGTTTGTGTTAAATGAGATTGAAAAAAATCCTAATCTGTCAAAGCCTTTAACAGATCGTTTACTTAGCGAAAACGATGCTTTTTACAAACAACTTCTTAAAGAACTTTTTCCGCCATTACTTTCGAATAATGAGATAAAAGCAGTCGGAATACCGTTTGCTAATTTCATTTATAATCCGACAAAACGTTTTCAAAAAATCCTTGAGAATGCGGGCGAAGAGTTTTATTTACAGATTAGTGGTTTCACGGCAGAACAATTCTATGTCCTTAGTTGTTGCGTAATTTTGGAAGCCTACTTCAACGCACCTTTCAAAATGGAGACGCCTTTCGTGTACGATATCCCAAGTAAAGAAGGCTATGTTAATCATTATCGTGTGTTGACCAATGCAGAATTTATTAAAATTAACCCAACCGAAACTTCCAAAATTCTCACCCAAGAAGAAATCGAAGAACTGGTTGACAACTACGATAATATTGATCTTTGGAAAGAAAAATTCCCGCCCAGCTCATGGGAAATCCGAGGTTTTGGGATTATCAATATGTACGATGCGACTTCAGAAGTTGCGATTTCGAATCTTAAAAGTCAACTGATTCAGGCTAAAGATGATTTTCGAAATATTAAAAAAGATGTTACCAACATTTTTCGTTCTATTTTCCGAATCGCCGATTTAGAAATTGGCTATACCGCTATTAATTATAAAGAAAATAAGTTTGAGATAACACCCATCAACACTGTTATTGAAAGCAAAATACTATCAACGATTCCCAAACAATTCTTCTCTGACAAAATCCACGAAGCTTTACTACAAAATGTTAAAGACCGTCGAAAATATTTCAGTATTTCTGACATTGATAAAATTGAACATGATAAATCCGAAGGTTTTATTATTGTTAATTTTAAAAAATTGGGAATTAAAAGTGCTGTTTTTGTACCTCTTTATAAAGAAGGGAAATTGCTCGGCATCATAGAGTTAATTTCGGCATCGAAATCCCTCAACAGTATCAATGCCAATAAGATGGATGGTTTCGTTATTTACTTAGAAGATACAATCAATCAGTTATACGAATCTATCGAAAATCACGTTGCCGCGCTTATTCAGCAAGAGTACACCTCTATCCATCCAAGTGTTTATTGGAAATTCCATGACGAGGCGATGAAGCATATTAACATCATGCACGATCAACCGGACAGGCTGCCTTACAAGAATATTATTTTTGATAAGTTGATTCCTTTTTATGGCCAATCGGATGTTAAAAGCTCGAGTAATGTTCGTAACAATGCGATTTTAAAAGACATAAAATCCAATCTGGATATTCTTATCACTTTGCTAAAAAACTTAGAATGTTGTCAAGGTTTAGATGATATTATTTCTAAAGTTAAAACCAAAAGAAGTGAATTGAAAATTGGTCTAAAAGCCAATACAGAAAGCGAAATTCAGACTTTTCTTCAAGAGGAAATTTATCCCGTTCTTAACCGTTTAAAATTTGAAAGCCTTAGCAACAACGAAGAGATAACGACTTACTACAAACAATTCGAGAGAAATTCTAATGTTGTTTATCACCACAGAAAACAGTTTGACGATAGCATTTCTATGGTAAACAAAGAACTTAGTAATCTGCTAGACAAACGCCAAGACGAACAGCAAAAACGTTTTCCATTTTATTACGAACGTTTCAAAACCGACGGTGTGGAGCATAATTTCTACATGGGTGCCAGCATTGCACCGTGGCTAAGTTTTGATGATGTTTATCTCAAAAATCTTAGAATCTGGCAACTTCGAGTGATTACAGAAAGCGAAATTATTTTCCGAAATCTTAGCGAAAAACTTCCTATGAAGTTAGAAATTACGTCCTTAATTTTGGCTTATAGTGCGCCAATTAGTATAAGATTCCGAATGGATGAAAAACGCTTTGACGTTGATGGTAGTTATAATGCGCGCTACGAAATGATCAAAAAACGCATCGATAAAGCTTTAATAAAAAATTCTAACGAACGTCTTGTACAAACAGGGAAACTGAGTATTGTTTTTTCGCAAAAAAACGAAAAACACGAGTATCTGAAATTTATTAAAATTCTTCAAAACGAAGGCCACTTGAAAGATAATATTGAAATCGTTGATATCGAAGATCTACAAGGTATTGCAGGATTGCAAGCCATACGCGTCGGTATTAATTATGAATCAAAACAAATGAACTACGAGTTTTATCCAGAAATATAG
- a CDS encoding Pycsar system effector family protein, producing the protein MNIVNKAEQYVIQFFKDKLSPVYSFHNLDHTKRVVTATELLADEENVNATDKEILTLAAWFHDVGYCQSCSVHENVGMQEAEKFLKQEQVSQAEINAVKQLIHATSLTYVPQNLLEKIIKDADCSHIGSEDFFAITEALRQECKQVYQKKISKLDWANTNLTFLSQTHQFYTDYAKKNWEAQKQKNIEKTFELIAELIEDKDKKNQTEDEKALLNKKKLEKIETPERAIETMFRVTMNNHTRLSQIADTKANILLSVNAIIISVALSTIIPKLDSPNNAHLIIPTFVMVGFSVASIVMAIMSTRPKVSSGTFTRKEIEERKVNLLFFGNFHKMPIDEYMWAMKEMMKDRNYLYDSMSKDLYYLGVVLNRKYKILRTTYTVFTIGILVSVITFYLAFREVI; encoded by the coding sequence ATGAACATCGTTAACAAGGCAGAGCAATACGTTATTCAATTTTTCAAAGATAAGCTTTCTCCCGTTTATTCTTTTCATAATCTTGACCATACCAAAAGAGTTGTTACGGCTACGGAATTGTTAGCTGATGAGGAAAATGTTAATGCAACAGATAAAGAAATTTTAACATTAGCAGCGTGGTTTCATGATGTTGGTTATTGTCAATCTTGTTCTGTACACGAAAATGTTGGTATGCAGGAAGCCGAAAAGTTTTTGAAACAAGAACAGGTTTCGCAAGCAGAAATTAACGCTGTTAAGCAATTAATCCATGCCACATCATTAACCTATGTTCCGCAGAATTTATTAGAAAAAATTATTAAAGATGCGGACTGCTCGCATATTGGTTCGGAAGATTTTTTTGCCATTACAGAAGCTTTGCGCCAAGAGTGCAAACAAGTTTATCAAAAGAAAATTAGCAAACTGGATTGGGCTAACACCAATTTGACCTTTTTGAGTCAAACACATCAATTTTATACCGATTACGCTAAGAAAAATTGGGAAGCTCAGAAGCAAAAAAATATTGAAAAAACTTTTGAGCTAATTGCGGAACTTATCGAAGACAAGGACAAAAAAAATCAAACAGAAGATGAAAAAGCTTTACTGAATAAGAAAAAGCTTGAGAAAATAGAAACGCCAGAACGTGCTATTGAAACGATGTTTCGGGTAACGATGAACAATCATACCAGATTGAGCCAAATAGCAGATACCAAAGCCAACATTTTGTTGTCTGTTAATGCGATTATAATTTCGGTGGCTTTGTCGACGATTATCCCAAAATTGGACTCGCCGAACAATGCACATTTAATCATTCCGACTTTTGTAATGGTAGGTTTTAGTGTGGCAAGTATTGTTATGGCGATTATGTCAACACGCCCAAAAGTATCTAGCGGAACTTTTACGAGAAAAGAAATTGAGGAGCGAAAAGTCAATCTTTTATTTTTTGGAAATTTTCATAAAATGCCTATTGATGAATATATGTGGGCGATGAAGGAAATGATGAAAGACCGCAATTATCTCTACGATAGCATGTCGAAAGACCTTTATTATCTTGGCGTTGTGCTTAACCGAAAGTATAAAATTCTTAGAACGACTTATACTGTTTTTACAATTGGGATTTTGGTGTCGGTGATTACTTTTTACCTCGCTTTTCGAGAAGTTATTTAA